In Pedobacter sp. WC2423, the following are encoded in one genomic region:
- a CDS encoding cellulase family glycosylhydrolase, with protein sequence MKKSLILLCLIYSFCGCKKQQAGFSPQSEAQTAETKPASLSTLAAGAASIAGVNWADGRDNFQDSWVIPSGLTASDNYSTVQAKTNGILTGFTNNISGVNTIRMPINPPSVSSVWWSAYNGAIDKALSKGFKVILGCWDSSSHNDGKIDDLTAFWTMWQTVVTKYGNNNNVYFEVFNEPYGYSLTDLTSIYAQWLSNYSSVPKGRILLSGTGYSENVTGVGADSRFTSCLLSLHNYAYWANRSEPAWETDWKSRYGSYGSRTVVTEFGATMSSGKDYQNGPQSDNEIAYIVASSNVFRNNSIASVYWPGLRDGDSYSLQTRGGSGNNITLSTVNASGVFRLRYGWGLN encoded by the coding sequence ATGAAAAAGAGCTTAATACTACTTTGTTTAATTTATTCCTTCTGCGGATGTAAAAAGCAGCAGGCCGGGTTTTCTCCACAGTCGGAAGCGCAAACTGCCGAAACTAAGCCGGCATCGCTGAGCACGTTGGCGGCAGGTGCTGCCTCTATTGCAGGGGTAAACTGGGCAGACGGACGGGACAACTTTCAGGACAGCTGGGTAATTCCGTCCGGACTGACGGCTTCGGATAACTACAGCACGGTTCAGGCCAAGACTAACGGCATACTTACCGGGTTCACGAACAACATTTCGGGCGTAAACACCATCAGAATGCCCATCAATCCGCCAAGCGTTTCTTCAGTATGGTGGAGTGCCTACAATGGAGCTATCGACAAGGCTCTTAGCAAAGGCTTCAAGGTAATTTTGGGCTGCTGGGACAGCTCATCGCACAACGATGGTAAAATTGATGACCTTACTGCTTTCTGGACCATGTGGCAAACCGTTGTCACCAAGTACGGCAATAACAACAATGTTTATTTCGAAGTATTTAACGAGCCATACGGTTACAGCCTGACAGACCTGACCTCAATTTATGCGCAGTGGCTCTCCAATTATTCCAGCGTACCTAAAGGCCGCATCCTGCTGAGCGGCACCGGGTATTCTGAAAATGTGACCGGGGTAGGTGCCGACAGCCGGTTTACCTCTTGCCTGCTATCCCTGCACAATTATGCATATTGGGCAAACCGTTCCGAGCCGGCATGGGAAACTGACTGGAAAAGCAGGTACGGAAGCTACGGCTCGCGGACTGTGGTCACGGAATTCGGCGCGACCATGAGCAGTGGCAAAGACTACCAAAACGGGCCGCAATCCGATAATGAAATTGCCTACATCGTAGCCAGCAGCAACGTGTTCCGGAACAATTCGATTGCAAGCGTTTACTGGCCCGGCCTTAGGGACGGTGATAGCTACAGCCTCCAAACAAGGGGTGGAAGCGGCAATAATATCACCCTTTCGACGGTTAACGCCTCGGGAGTTTTCCGGCTCCGCTATGGCTGGGGGCTTAATTAG